A single window of Ananas comosus cultivar F153 linkage group 19, ASM154086v1, whole genome shotgun sequence DNA harbors:
- the LOC109724834 gene encoding tubulin beta chain-like yields MREILHIQGGQCGNQIGAKFWEVICDEHGIDHTGKYSGDSELQLERINVYYNEASCGRYVPRAVLMDLEPGTMDSVRSGPFGQIFRPDNFVFGQSGAGNNWAKGHYTEGAELIDAVLDVVRKEAENCDCLQGFQVCHSLGGGTGSGMGTLLISKIREEYPDRMMLTFSVFPSPKVSDTVVEPYNATLSVHQLVENADECMVLDNEALYDICFRTLKLATPTFGDLNHLISATMSGVTCCLRFPGQLNSDLRKLAVNLIPFPRLHFFMVGFAPLTSRGSQQYRALTVPELTQQMWDSKNMMCAADPRHGRYLTASAMFRGKMSTKEVDEQMINVQNKNSSYFVEWIPNNVKSSVCDIPPKGLKMASTFIGNSTSIQEMFRRVSEQFTAMFRRKAFLHWYTGEGMDEMEFTEAESNMNDLVAEYQQYQDATADEEEYEEEEEEEVAA; encoded by the exons ATGAGGGAGATACTCCACATCCAGGGGGGGCAATGCGGGAACCAGATCGGGGCCAAGTTTTGGGAGGTGATCTGCGACGAGCACGGGATCGACCACACGGGAAAGTACAGCGGCGACTCCGAGCTCCAGCTGGAGCGGATCAACGTCTACTACAACGAGGCGAGCTGCGGCCGCTACGTCCCCCGCGCCGTGCTCATGGATCTCGAGCCCGGGACCATGGACTCGGTGCGGTCGGGGCCCTTTGGGCAGATCTTTCGCCCCGATAACTTCGTCTTTGGGCAATCTGGGGCCGGGAACAACTGGGCCAAGGGGCACTACACCGAGGGCGCTGAGCTCATCGACGCCGTGCTCGACGTGGTGCGCAAGGAGGCCGAGAACTGCGATTGCTTGCAAG GATTCCAGGTATGCCACTCTTTGGGAGGAGGCACTGGTTCCGGCATGGGCACGCTTCTCATCTCTAAGATCAGAGAAGAGTACCCGGATCGCATGATGCTGACGTTCTCTGTCTTCCCCTCGCCGAAGGTCTCGGACACTGTTGTGGAACCTTACAATGCTACCCTCTCTGTTCATCAGCTTGTTGAGAATGCTGACGAGTGTATGGTCCTCGACAATGAAGCTCTTTATGACATTTGCTTCCGTACTCTGAAGCTCGCTACTCCTACTT TTGGCGATCTCAACCACCTAATCTCGGCCACAATGAGCGGAGTCACCTGCTGCCTTCGCTTCCCGGGGCAGCTCAACTCTGACCTGCGCAAGCTGGCAGTCAACCTCATCCCCTTCCCCCGTCTCCACTTCTTCATGGTCGGCTTTGCCCCCCTCACCTCCCGTGGCTCCCAGCAGTACCGTGCCCTCACCGTCCCGGAGCTCACCCAGCAGATGTGGGACTCCAAGAACATGATGTGCGCCGCCGACCCCCGCCACGGCCGCTACCTCACCGCCTCCGCCATGTTCCGCGGCAAGATGTCCACCAAAGAGGTCGACGAGCAGATGATCAACGTCCAAAACAAGAACTCTTCCTACTTCGTTGAGTGGATCCCGAACAACGTGAAATCAAGCGTGTGCGATATCCCTCCAAAGGGGTTGAAGATGGCGTCGACTTTCATTGGGAACTCGACTTCGATCCAGGAGATGTTCCGGAGGGTGAGCGAGCAGTTCACGGCCATGTTTAGGAGGAAGGCTTTCCTTCACTGGTACACCGGGGAGGGGATGGACGAGATGGAGTTCACCGAGGCAGAGAGCAACATGAACGACCTGGTCGCTGAGTACCAGCAGTATCAGGACGCTACGGCGGACGAGGAAGAGtacgaggaggaagaggaggaggaggtcgccGCTTGA
- the LOC109725275 gene encoding putative germin-like protein 2-1: MASRFLLLALFALVFSQAIASDPSPLQDFCVADKNSPVFVNGLVCKNPNFTTPEDFFFSGLDQPGNTTNKLGFAANLVDVMAIPGLNTLGISLLRLDFAPNGLIPPHIHPRATEIFTVVEGTFYVGFVTSNPENRLFSKVMNKGDVFVFPEGLIHFQFNIGKTSGFGISGLSSQNPGLILIANTVFGSNPPISDDILAKAFQLDKKIVDWLQTQF; encoded by the exons atggcTTCACGCTTTCTCCTCCTTGCCCTCTTTGCTCTTGTGTTTTCTCAGGCCATTGCCTCGGATCCTAGTCCTCTCCAAGACTTTTGCGTTGCCGATAAGAACTCTCCAG TGTTTGTGAATGGACTTGTTTGCAAGAATCCAAACTTCACTACGCCCGAAGATTTCTTCTTTTCGGGGCTTGACCAACCCGGTAACACAACGAACAAACTCGGGTTCGCTGCGAATCTAGTTGACGTAATGGCGATTCCCGGACTCAACACGCTCGGCATTTCGTTACTCCGATTGGACTTTGCACCCAATGGTCTCATCCCACCTCACATTCACCCACGAGCGACCGAGATCTTCACGGTTGTGGAAGGCACATTCTATGTTGGTTTCGTTACATCTAACCCCGAAAACAGGCTCTTCTCCAAAGTCATGAACAAGGGCGACGTGTTTGTGTTCCCCGAAGGGCTTATTCACTTCCAGTTTAATATCGGAAAGACAAGTGGCTTTGGCATTTCAGGTCTCAGCAGTCAGAATCCTGGCCTGATCCTTATAGCTAACACAGTCTTTGGGTCGAACCCTCCCATCTCCGATGATATTCTCGCCAAGGCATTTCAGCTGGATAAGAAGATTGTAGATTGGCTCCAAACTCAGTTCTAA
- the LOC109725288 gene encoding berberine bridge enzyme-like 26, with product MGASFSPYFFALVSILFFSTSSNAASSMSKESHESFFRCLLHNSIPHNSIPDNHLYTKNTPSYSALLQSSIQNQRFNETTTPKPFAIVSPTLDTHVQDTVKCSRSNGVELRVRSGGHDYEALSYVAYGVPFVVLDIHNLSAIEINTTHNTAWVQAGATVGELYYRIAEKNATAAFPAGLCLTVGVGGHFSGGGLGTLMRKYGLSADNVIDARLVNANGEILDRESMGEDLFWAIRGGGAASFGVILAYKIRLVYVPATVTVFEKSKKLSDGAPTKLIMKWQEIAYRLDERLFIRSLHSIVSDKNGNRTVNVSLQSLFLGEKEELLNILNESFPELDLKAEDCQEMSWVESTLFFAGYTNGEPLTILLDRAHQNTTYKAKSDFLTKPIPESGWERIWTELINSGEVMVMIVDPYGGKMAEIPESETPFPHRKGSLYNIQHMDFWAGNGPEGDKKHLDWMKRFYKFMTPYVSKNPRAAYLNYRDLDLGRNNIGYTSYHKAKVWGRKYYKRNFKRLALVKAKVDPENFFKNEQSIPPLFQY from the coding sequence ATGGGAGCATCTTTCTCACCTTACTTCTTTGCTCTTGTATCAATTCTCTTCTTCTCAACTTCTTCAAATGCCGCTTCATCGATGTCCAAAGAAAGCCACGAATCATTCTTCCGATGCCTTCTCCATAACTCAATCCCCCACAACTCCATTCCCGACAATCACCTCTACACCAAAAACACCCCCTCCTACTCCGCCCTCCTCCAATCCTCTATCCAAAACCAAAGGTTCAACGAGACGACCACTCCGAAGCCGTTCGCCATCGTCTCTCCTACGCTCGATACCCATGTTCAAGACACCGTCAAATGCTCTCGGTCGAATGGTGTCGAGCTCAGGGTTCGAAGTGGCGGCCACGACTACGAGGCCCTCTCCTACGTAGCTTATGGCGTTCCTTTCGTCGTTTTAGACATTCACAACCTTAGTGCTATCGAAATCAATACCACTCATAACACTGCGTGGGTGCAAGCAGGCGCGACGGTTGGGGAGCTGTACTATCGAATTGCCGAGAAGAACGCGACCGCAGCGTTCCCCGCCGGCCTTTGCCTGACCGTGGGGGTCGGGGGTCACTTCAGTGGCGGCGGGCTCGGGACCCTAATGAGAAAGTACGGTCTCTCAGCTGATAATGTTATCGATGCTCGATTAGTAAATGCCAATGGAGAGATCCTCGACAGGGAGTCGATGGGCGAGGACTTGTTTTGGGCTATTAGAGGGGGTGGAGCAGCAAGCTTTGGGGTCATCCTAGCATACAAGATCAGGTTGGTCTATGTTCCCGCCACAGTCACGGTATTCGAGAAGTCCAAGAAATTGAGTGACGGAGCACCGACGAAGCTTATTATGAAGTGGCAAGAAATCGCTTATAGGTTGGATGAGAGGCTTTTCATAAGATCACTCCATTCAATTGTCTCCGATAAGAATGGTAATAGAACAGTAAATGTTTCACTCCAATCTTTGTTCCTTGGTGAGAAAGAGGAGCTACTGAACATATTAAACGAGAGCTTCCCTGAACTGGATTTAAAGGCAGAGGATTGCCAAGAGATGAGTTGGGTGGAGTCCACCTTGTTTTTTGCCGGCTACACCAATGGAGAACCCCTGACTATTCTCCTTGACAGAGCACATCAAAACACCACCTACAAGGCTAAGTCCGACTTCTTGACAAAGCCCATCCCTGAATCGGGGTGGGAAAGGATTTGGACGGAGTTGATCAACAGCGGCGAAGTCATGGTCATGATTGTGGATCCTTACGGTGGAAAGATGGCTGAGATTCCGGAGTCTGAGACTCCGTTCCCTCATAGGAAGGGAAGTTTGTACAACATTCAGCATATGGATTTTTGGGCTGGGAACGGACCCGAGGGGGATAAGAAGCACTTGGATTGGATGAAGAGGTTCTATAAGTTTATGACTCCTTATGTTTCAAAGAACCCCAGGGCTGCTTATTTGAATTATAGGGATCTTGATTTGGGCAGAAACAATATTGGGTACACAAGTTATCATAAGGCTAAGGTTTGGGGAAGGAAATACTACAAGAGAAACTTTAAGAGGTTGGCACTAGTGAAGGCTAAGGTTGATCCTGAGAATTTCTTCAAGAATGAGCAAAGCATCCCACCCCTATTCCAATATTGA
- the LOC109724671 gene encoding germin-like protein 8-2, translating to MASRVLLLTLLALVLSQAIASDPSPLQDFCVADKNSPVFVNGLVCKNPNFTTPEDFFFKGLDQPGNTMNKLGFNVTLVNAMMLSGLNTLGISLARLDFAPNGLNPPHTHPRATEVFTVLEGTFYVGFVTSNPDNKLFSKVLNKGDVFVFPEGLIHFQFNVEKTNGVGISGLSSQNPDVITIANAVFKSNPPISDDILAKAFQLDKKTVDWLQTQF from the exons ATGGCATCTCGCGTTCTCCTCCTTACTCTCCTCGCCCTCGTCCTTTCGCAGGCCATTGCCTCTGATCCTAGTCCTTTGCAAGACTTCTGCGTCGCTGATAAGAACTCTCCGG TGTTTGTAAATGGACTTGTTTGCAAGAACCCGAACTTCACCACCCCAGAAGATTTCTTTTTCAAGGGGCTTGACCAACCCGGTAACACGATGAACAAACTCGGGTTCAATGTGACTCTAGTCAATGCGATGATGCTTTCTGGACTTAACACGCTCGGCATTTCCTTAGCCCGATTGGACTTTGCACCTAATGGTCTCAACCCACCTCACACTCACCCGCGAGCCACCGAGGTCTTCACGGTGTTGGAAGGCACATTCTACGTTGGCTTCGTTACGTCCAACCCCGATAACAAGTTGTTCTCTAAGGTCTTAAATAAGGGTGACGTGTTCGTGTTCCCGGAAGGTCTTATTCACTTCCAGTTTAATGTCGAAAAGACAAATGGTGTTGGCATTTCAGGTCTTAGCAGCCAGAACCCTGATGTAATCACTATAGCTAACGCAGTCTTCAAGTCGAACCCTCCCATCTCAGATGATATTCTCGCCAAGGCATTTCAGCTAGATAAGAAGACCGTCGATTGGCTCCAAACCCAGTTCTAA
- the LOC109724633 gene encoding germin-like protein 8-9, which translates to MASPFLLLAVLALAFAQALAFDPSPLQDFCVADLKSDIFINGFVCKNPKLVMAEDFFSSGLNIAGNTKNKVGSNVTLVNVMRLPGVNTLGVSIARLDYAPYGLNPLHTHPRGTEILTVIEGTLLVGFVTSNPNNTLFLKTLRVGDVFVFPIGMIHFQFNVGEGPAVALAGFNSQNPGLIVVADAVFGSKPPIPVEVLEKSFQVGKDVIEELMAQFK; encoded by the exons ATGGCTTCTCCATTTCTACTCCTCGCTGTTCTAGCTTTGGCTTTTGCACAAGCTCTTGCTTTTGATCCTAGCCCTCTCCAGGACTTCTGTGTCGCGGATTTGAAATCCGACA TTTTCATCAATGGGTTCGTGTGCAAAAATCCGAAGCTGGTGATGGCGGAGGACTTCTTCTCCTCCGGCCTGAACATCGCCGGAAACACGAAGAACAAGGTCGGGTCCAACGTGACGCTCGTCAACGTCATGAGGCTCCCGGGGGTCAACACTCTCGGCGTCTCCATCGCGCGCCTCGACTACGCCCCATACGGCCTCAACCCTCTCCACACCCACCCCCGCGGCACAGAGATCCTCACCGTCATCGAGGGAACCCTCCTCGTCGGCTTTGTTACCTCTAACCCTAACAACAC GCTCTTCCTCAAGACCCTCCGTGTCGGTGACGTATTCGTGTTCCCCATTGGCATGATCCACTTTCAGTTCAATGTCGGCGAAGGCCCTGCAGTGGCCCTTGCAGGGTTCAACAGCCAGAACCCAGGGCTCATCGTGGTCGCGGACGCTGTATTCGGGTCGAAGCCGCCGATCCCTGTGGAGGTGCTGGAGAAGTCGTTCCAGGTCGGGAAGGACGTGATCGAGGAGCTCATGGCGCAGTTCAAGTAG
- the LOC109724811 gene encoding pentatricopeptide repeat-containing protein At4g14820-like, whose amino-acid sequence MVRNDVAVDDITLATILSGHGQAGLEHGRVIHAFLLKNGFLLAGKIGNAVMNSYARRGDVVAAFRLFSRMKVRDAASHTILINGYLKLGLFDNARAIFDEMHSRDLVAWNSVINGYVKASRIKEALELFKQMEDEMVKPDEVTMNSLMSACAQLTDLQLGRSIHRFIRQQGIKEDLFLGTALIHMYAKCGSLMDAALTFSKMEIKDVYTWTALISGFSVNAHGHEALRLFTQMRKEGVEPNDATFVAVLMACSHAGLVGEGRYWFDQMVRAYKIQPKIEHLGCMVDLLSRAGLLYEAVEIIKEIPIQDRVIPYKTLLGACISYGDIDLGEKVAKELIKMDTKSHGVFVLLSNFHAFAKRWDDVEDMRNILRRSDIKKEAGISNVEAVG is encoded by the coding sequence ATGGTGCGGAATGATGTTGCGGTCGATGATATTACGCTCGCGACTATTTTGTCTGGGCACGGGCAGGCGGGGTTGGAGCATGGGAGAGTAATTCATGCTTTTCTGCTGAAAAATGGGTTTTTGTTGGCTGGTAAGATAGGAAACGCAGTTATGAATAGTTATGCTCGAAGAGGTGATGTGGTTGCGGCGTTTCGATTGTTTAGCCGGATGAAAGTTAGAGATGCAGCGTCGCACACTATTTTGATCAATGGGTACTTAAAGTTGGGATTATTCGATAATGCGCGTGCTATATTTGATGAAATGCATTCGAGAGATCTTGTTGCATGGAATTCGGTCATCAATGGGTATGTCAAGGCCTCGCGGATAAAAGAGGCTTTAGAACTCTTTAAGCAAATGGAAGATGAGATGGTTAAACCCGACGAGGTCACGATGAATAGCTTGATGTCGGCATGCGCTCAGTTGACGGATTTACAGCTTGGCCGGTCCATTCATCGGTTCATTCGGCAACAGGGCATAAAAGAAGACTTGTTCTTGGGTACGGCTCTTATTCACATGTATGCCAAATGTGGTAGTTTGATGGACGCAGCATTAACATTCTCCAAGATGGAAATCAAAGATGTGTATACATGGACTGCTCTAATTTCCGGGTTTTCGGTAAATGCTCACGGACACGAGGCTTTGAGGCTTTTTACCCAAATGAGAAAGGAAGGTGTAGAACCTAATGACGCTACCTTTGTTGCTGTTCTAATGGCCTGTAGCCATGCGGGTCTTGTTGGCGAAGGCCGCTATTGGTTCGATCAAATGGTTAGGGCTTATAAGATTCAGCCGAAGATTGAGCACTTGGGTTGTATGGTTGATCTTCTAAGTAGAGCCGGTTTGTTATATGAGGCAGTGGAGATAATAAAGGAAATACCAATTCAAGATAGAGTTATACCTTATAAGACTTTGCTTGGGGCTTGCATTAGCTATGGTGATATTGACCTTGGGGAGAAAGTGGCGAAGGAGTTGATCAAGATGGACACTAAGAGCCATGgagtttttgttttgttatcAAATTTCCATGCTTTTGCTAAAAGATGGGATGATGTTGAAGATATGAGAAACATTTTACGGAGATCGGACATTAAAAAAGAAGCTGGAATAAGTAATGTTGAAGCTGTTGGTTGA
- the LOC109724810 gene encoding uncharacterized protein LOC109724810, which translates to MTEPFNIDEIKQAVFQLGGDKAPSPDGFPLRFYQVRWDTVKEDIMRLFQEMFEGRLSTNPIDYTYICLIPKKEGATRANDYRPISLLNGIQKILSKVLANRLEQVMDNLISPSQSAFLKGRNITDAYVTVAELLSWGNKKAIEGVTVKVDFEKAYDRIDWSFLFRILRWWGFDDKWCGWIEQCVCHAKAAILINGEATNWIKTKRGVRQGDPLSSFLFLLVAECLSRLTNEAIRNNLLKVFKAPNWAIKRIEALRRDFFWTSGLNSAGKGCLLAWKNICKSKREGGLGILDVGAMNCALLTKWWWKFQQAPHLQWNRVIRDLYYIRRRPLMEGRSFRPQSHWWKGVLSLKSIFKWGSTYKLGNGNSIDFWLDRWCGETTLGSAFPKIYQISNRRYLKVSEVLTEDGWNWNGIFGIDSEILIGLEDDIAELKDRLSHFYLGQSPDQIFWRWSSNRLFSVKSTYLALTDGGTRDPGLNEIWGLHIPLKVKVFCWLALKKRLPTTDLLAKRGWVGNTVCVLCGVEDESVDHLFTRCVFTKFIIVMEVTGIQVTDLDNDVIRVWEI; encoded by the exons ATGACCGAACCCTTCAACATAGACGAGATCAAGCAAGCAGTTTTCCAACTCGGGGGCGACAAAGCACCGAGTCCTGATGGCTTCCCACTACGGTTCTACCAAGTTCGCTGGGACACGGTCAAGGAGGATATCATGCGATTATTTCAAGAGATGTTTGAGGGGAGGCTATCCACCAACCCGATCGATTATACTTACATCTGCCTTATCCCTAAGAAGGAGGGGGCCACGAGGGCCAACGATTATAGGCCTATCAGCTTACTGAACGGTATCCAAAAGATTTTGTCTAAAGTGTTGGCAAATCGCCTCGAACAGGTCATGGATAATCTGATCTCCCCTTCACAGTCTGCTTTCCTGAAGGGAAGGAATATCACCGACGCTTATGTCACAGTAGCCGAACTCCTCAGCTGGGGTAATAAGAAAGCTATTGAGGGGGTCACTGTAAAAGTAGACTTTGAAAAGGCGTATGACAGAATTGATTGGAGCTTTCTCTTCCGTATCCTTCGGTGGTGGGGCTTCGACGACAAGTGGTGCGGTTGGATCGAACAGTGCGTGTGTCACGCGAAGGCCGCAATACTGATTAACGGAGAGGCGACCAACTGGATCAAGACCAAAAGAGGAGTTCGGCAAGGGGATCCGCTCTCCTCGTTTCTTTTTTTGCTGGTGGCCGAGTGCTTGTCCCGCTTGACTAATGAGGCGATACGCAACAACCTCCTCAAAG TGTTCAAGGCACCGAATTGGGCGATCAAGCGCATAGAAGCTCTTCGCCGAGACTTTTTCTGGACTAGTGGACTCAACTCTGCTGGCAAAGGATGCTTATTAGCTTGGAAGAATATCTGTAAAAGCAAGCGAGAAGGTGGTCTAGGCATCCTGGATGTAGGGGCCATGAACTGTGCCCTTCtcaccaaatggtggtggaagtTTCAACAGGCGCCACATCTACAGTGGAATAGGGTAATTCGAGATCTCTACTACATAAGGAGAAGACCTTTGATGGAGGGCAGGTCATTTAGGCCCCAGTCCCATTGGTGGAAGGGAGTACTTagcctcaaatccattttcaaaTGGGGATCCACCTACAAATTAGGCAATGGAAATTCTATCGACTTTTGGCTTGACCGCTGGTGTGGGGAAACCACACTAGGCAGCGCGTTCCCGAAGATCTACCAGATATCTAACAGAAGATATCTGAAGGTCAGCGAGGTCTTAACAGAAGACGGTTGGAACTGGAATGGGATTTTCGGCATTGACTCTGAAATTTTAATAGGGCTCGAAGACGACATTGCAGAGCTGAAGGATAGGTTATCACATTTTTATCTTGGCCAAAGTCCGGACCAGATATTTTGGCGGTGGAGTTCAAATAGGCTATTCTCGGTGAAATCGACTTATCTAGCGCTAACCGACGGGGGAACAAGGGATCCGGGTCTTAACGAGATCTGGGGACTCCATATTCCTCTTAAAGTCAAAGTATTCTGTTGGCTCGCTCTTAAGAAGAGGCTCCCCACAACCGACTTACTGGCGAAGCGTGGCTGGGTCGGAAATACCGTTTGTGTACTTTGCGGAGTGGAAGACGAATCCGTCGATCACCTGTTCACGAGGTGTGTATTTACTAAGTTCATTATTGTGATGGAAGTGACCGGTATACAGGTGACAGACCTGGATAATGATGTAATTCGGGTTTGGGAAATATAG